The Aequorivita sublithincola DSM 14238 genome window below encodes:
- the infB gene encoding translation initiation factor IF-2 produces MAEEKSIRLNKVLREFNISLDRAVEFLKDHGYEVDARPTTKISNKEYEVLFEEFETDKSKKVASKEVGEEKRKEKEEFRLEREREIEEKQKKEEASRVIKAETKLAGPKQVGKIDLSTGKPKKEEPKAAETPVEKPEVKEPKKEEKVEKPEVVAEKPKAEKVEEKPVAPAKEEKEVKEKVEKPAEKAKETAEAKEEPTAETPKESDTVTTQYRKLDGPNFTGQKIDLTQFKKPEKKKDPKSDNKDKKGKRRRISKEAPKPGTSTGGNTRDNRSGGAGARKGRSNTPKEEPSEEEVQKQVRETLEKLQGKSSKGKGAKYRREKRDTHRQKSDELAQQEADNKLIKVTEFVTASEMATMMDVPVTKIISACMSLGMMVTMNQRLDAETISIVADEFGYEVEFVTADLEESIDREVDAPEDLEPRAPIVTVMGHVDHGKTSLLDYIRKENVIAGESGGITQHIGAYGVKLEGGQKIAFLDTPGHEAFTAMRARGAQVTDLAIIVVAADDAIMPQTKEAISHAQAAGVPIIFAINKIDKPAANPEKIKEGLAQMNLLVEDWGGKIQSHDISAKTGDGVKELLEKVLLEAELLELHANPNRRANGTVVEAFLGKGRGYVSTVLVQNGTLRVGDYLLAGQHSGKVKAMQDERGNNVKEAGPSTPVSVLGLDGAPQAGDKFNVFEDEREAKTIATKRTQLQREQSVRTQRHITLDEIGRRIALGDFKELNIILKGDVDGSVEALTDSFQKLSTEEIQVNIIHKAVGPITESDVLLASASDAIIIGFNVRPMGNARQIADKEEIDIRTYSIIYDAINDVKDAMEGLLSPEMKEEITGTAEIRETFKISKVGTIAGCMVLTGKIFRNSSIRLIREGVVVYTGELASLKRFKDDAKEVAKGYDCGIQVKNYNDIYENDIIEAFQEVAVKKKLK; encoded by the coding sequence ATGGCTGAAGAAAAATCGATAAGGCTAAACAAAGTATTGCGCGAATTTAATATCTCATTAGATCGTGCTGTGGAATTTTTGAAAGATCACGGCTACGAAGTAGACGCGCGGCCCACTACAAAAATTTCCAACAAGGAATACGAAGTTCTTTTTGAAGAGTTTGAAACCGACAAAAGTAAAAAAGTAGCTAGCAAGGAAGTAGGCGAAGAAAAGCGAAAAGAAAAGGAAGAATTCCGTTTGGAGCGCGAACGTGAGATTGAAGAAAAGCAGAAAAAGGAAGAAGCTTCTAGAGTTATAAAGGCGGAGACTAAACTTGCTGGCCCTAAACAGGTCGGTAAAATTGATCTTTCTACCGGAAAACCCAAAAAAGAAGAACCTAAAGCAGCGGAAACTCCAGTTGAAAAACCTGAGGTTAAAGAACCCAAGAAAGAGGAAAAAGTCGAAAAACCTGAGGTTGTAGCTGAAAAGCCCAAAGCCGAAAAGGTTGAAGAAAAACCTGTTGCTCCTGCTAAAGAAGAAAAAGAAGTAAAGGAAAAGGTTGAAAAACCTGCTGAAAAAGCCAAAGAAACGGCTGAAGCAAAAGAGGAACCAACAGCAGAGACTCCAAAAGAGTCTGACACCGTTACAACTCAATATCGCAAATTGGATGGGCCTAACTTTACAGGTCAAAAAATAGATCTTACTCAGTTCAAAAAACCTGAAAAGAAAAAGGATCCTAAGTCCGACAATAAAGATAAAAAAGGTAAAAGACGCCGCATAAGTAAAGAAGCTCCTAAGCCTGGAACTTCAACTGGTGGAAATACTAGAGATAATCGCAGTGGTGGAGCCGGAGCTAGAAAAGGCCGAAGCAATACTCCAAAAGAAGAGCCAAGCGAAGAAGAAGTACAAAAACAAGTTCGCGAGACCCTTGAAAAACTTCAAGGTAAATCTTCTAAAGGAAAAGGTGCAAAATATCGTAGAGAAAAACGTGATACACACCGTCAAAAATCTGACGAACTTGCACAACAAGAAGCAGACAACAAACTTATAAAAGTAACTGAGTTTGTTACTGCAAGTGAAATGGCTACAATGATGGACGTTCCAGTAACCAAAATTATTTCAGCTTGTATGAGCTTGGGTATGATGGTTACCATGAACCAACGTCTAGATGCCGAAACCATAAGCATTGTTGCAGATGAATTTGGTTACGAAGTAGAATTTGTAACTGCCGATCTTGAAGAATCCATTGATCGCGAAGTAGATGCTCCAGAAGATCTTGAGCCACGCGCGCCAATCGTTACCGTTATGGGTCACGTTGACCACGGTAAAACATCACTTTTGGATTACATTCGTAAAGAAAATGTAATCGCTGGTGAATCTGGTGGAATCACCCAGCACATTGGTGCTTACGGTGTTAAACTGGAAGGCGGACAAAAAATAGCATTTCTAGATACTCCTGGTCACGAGGCGTTTACCGCAATGCGTGCCCGTGGAGCTCAGGTTACCGATCTTGCAATTATTGTAGTTGCAGCGGATGATGCTATTATGCCACAAACCAAAGAAGCTATTAGCCATGCCCAAGCTGCAGGTGTTCCAATAATTTTCGCAATAAACAAAATAGATAAACCCGCCGCAAATCCTGAAAAAATTAAAGAAGGTCTTGCACAAATGAACCTCTTGGTTGAGGATTGGGGTGGAAAAATACAATCACATGATATTTCTGCAAAAACAGGTGATGGTGTAAAGGAATTACTTGAAAAAGTATTACTTGAAGCAGAATTACTTGAATTGCACGCAAATCCAAATCGCCGTGCCAATGGTACCGTTGTAGAAGCATTCCTAGGCAAAGGCCGTGGTTATGTTTCAACCGTTTTGGTACAGAATGGAACGCTAAGAGTTGGCGATTACCTACTTGCTGGACAACACAGCGGAAAAGTAAAAGCAATGCAGGATGAGCGTGGAAATAACGTGAAAGAAGCCGGTCCATCAACCCCAGTATCAGTACTTGGTCTTGATGGCGCACCACAAGCAGGTGATAAATTTAATGTGTTTGAAGATGAACGCGAAGCAAAAACAATTGCTACAAAACGTACACAACTTCAGCGTGAGCAATCAGTAAGAACACAACGTCACATTACGCTTGATGAAATTGGAAGACGTATCGCTCTTGGTGATTTCAAAGAATTGAACATTATCCTTAAAGGTGATGTGGATGGTTCTGTTGAAGCATTAACAGATTCATTCCAAAAACTTTCTACGGAAGAAATTCAAGTAAATATAATCCACAAAGCGGTTGGTCCAATAACCGAAAGTGATGTGTTGTTGGCTTCAGCTTCCGATGCAATTATTATTGGTTTCAACGTTCGTCCAATGGGTAACGCACGTCAAATTGCAGATAAGGAAGAAATAGATATCCGTACTTACTCAATCATTTACGACGCTATAAACGACGTAAAAGATGCGATGGAAGGATTGCTTTCTCCAGAAATGAAGGAAGAAATTACCGGTACTGCTGAAATTCGCGAAACTTTCAAAATTTCGAAAGTGGGAACAATTGCAGGTTGTATGGTATTAACTGGAAAAATATTCAGAAACTCGAGTATCCGTCTTATACGTGAAGGTGTAGTTGTTTACACTGGTGAACTTGCTTCTTTAAAACGTTTCAAAGACGATGCTAAGGAAGTTGCCAAAGGATACGATTGTGGTATTCAAGTTAAAAACTACAACGACATCTATGAAAATGATATAATTGAAGCTTTCCAAGAAGTAGCAGTTAAGAAAAAGTTGAAGTAA
- the nusA gene encoding transcription termination factor NusA — translation MENLALIDSFSEFKDDKQIDRVTLMAILEEVFRNALKKKFGSDDNFDIIVNPDKGDLEIWRNRVVVADGEVEDPNEEISLSAAQKIEPDFEIGEDVSEEVKLIDLGRRSILALRQNLISKIHEHDNTIIYKQFKDLEGEIYTAEVHHIRHRAVILLDDEGNEIILPKEKQIPSDFFRKGDNVRGIIESVDLKGNKPTIIMSRAAPVFLEKLFEQEIPEVFDGLITVKKVVRIPGEKAKVAVDSYDDRIDPVGACVGMKGSRIHGIVRELGNENIDVINYTSNLTLYITRALSPAKVTSVKIDEVKKRAEVILRPEEVSKAIGRGGHNIRLAGQLTGYEIDVLREGAEEDVELSEFSDEIEGWIIQEFSKIGLDTAKSILEHDINDLVKRTDLEEETIRDVINILKEEFEE, via the coding sequence ATGGAAAACTTAGCACTAATCGATTCTTTTTCGGAATTTAAAGACGACAAACAAATAGACAGAGTAACGCTAATGGCGATACTTGAAGAGGTTTTTAGAAACGCCCTTAAGAAAAAATTTGGGAGTGATGATAACTTTGATATAATCGTAAACCCAGACAAAGGTGATCTTGAAATATGGAGAAACCGTGTGGTAGTTGCCGATGGCGAAGTGGAAGATCCTAATGAGGAAATTTCATTATCCGCCGCACAAAAAATTGAACCCGATTTTGAAATTGGGGAAGATGTTTCTGAAGAAGTAAAACTTATTGACCTTGGTCGCCGTTCTATTTTGGCGCTTCGTCAAAATCTTATTTCAAAAATACATGAGCACGACAATACCATTATATATAAGCAGTTCAAGGATCTTGAAGGTGAAATATATACGGCAGAGGTGCATCACATTCGTCACCGCGCCGTTATTCTTTTAGATGATGAAGGCAACGAAATTATCCTTCCAAAGGAAAAACAAATTCCTTCAGATTTTTTCAGAAAAGGAGACAATGTTCGTGGAATCATTGAAAGTGTTGATCTTAAAGGAAATAAGCCAACAATTATAATGTCTAGGGCAGCTCCAGTATTTTTGGAAAAACTTTTTGAGCAGGAAATACCAGAAGTTTTTGACGGTTTAATTACTGTTAAAAAAGTAGTGCGTATTCCAGGAGAAAAGGCAAAAGTAGCGGTAGATTCCTATGATGATCGTATTGATCCAGTAGGCGCCTGTGTAGGTATGAAAGGTTCGAGAATTCACGGAATTGTTCGCGAATTGGGTAATGAAAACATAGATGTTATAAACTACACAAGCAACCTTACCTTATATATTACCCGTGCGTTGAGTCCGGCAAAAGTAACTTCAGTAAAAATAGATGAAGTGAAAAAACGCGCTGAGGTTATTCTTCGCCCAGAGGAAGTAAGTAAAGCAATTGGTCGCGGCGGGCACAACATTCGTCTTGCAGGTCAATTAACAGGCTATGAGATAGACGTGCTTCGTGAAGGAGCAGAAGAAGACGTAGAATTAAGCGAATTCTCTGACGAAATAGAAGGATGGATCATCCAAGAATTCAGTAAAATTGGTCTAGATACTGCTAAAAGTATACTAGAACACGACATCAACGATTTGGTAAAACGAACCGATTTGGAAGAAGAAACCATCCGTGATGTAATTAATATATTAAAAGAAGAATTTGAAGAGTAG
- the rimP gene encoding ribosome assembly cofactor RimP encodes MMREKVAKLLEDALEENKSLFLIDLNISEDNQIRVILDGDKGVTVEDCMAISRAIEHNIDREEYDFSLEVMSSGVSEPLTLPRQYRKNLGRNLKIKTKNDEKFEGELITATEESCTLTWSAREPKPVGKGKVTVQKEATLPYKDIMEAKVMITF; translated from the coding sequence ATGATGCGTGAAAAAGTAGCAAAACTGCTGGAAGATGCGCTGGAAGAAAACAAATCACTGTTTTTGATCGACCTCAATATTTCTGAAGACAACCAAATTAGGGTCATCCTGGACGGCGATAAAGGCGTTACGGTAGAAGATTGTATGGCGATTAGCCGTGCAATTGAACACAATATAGACAGAGAGGAATATGATTTTTCTTTGGAAGTAATGTCGTCCGGTGTTTCAGAACCATTGACCTTGCCAAGGCAGTACAGAAAAAACTTGGGCAGAAACTTAAAAATTAAAACTAAAAACGACGAAAAATTTGAAGGGGAACTAATTACTGCAACCGAAGAAAGTTGTACCTTAACATGGTCTGCGCGCGAGCCAAAACCTGTTGGTAAGGGAAAAGTAACCGTTCAAAAAGAGGCAACATTGCCTTATAAAGATATTATGGAAGCAAAAGTGATGATAACATTTTAA
- a CDS encoding universal stress protein, producing MKRILVPTDFSEQAENALKVAINLAKQHHSEIYVLHSMEMPLHLSSSSNSGSLPESLYFIKLAEKRFNDLREKDYLKDIALNEAIGHNEIYEDIESACKKNKIDLIVMGSNGASGFKEMFVGSNTEKVVRTSNTPVLVIKNNHPEFNITDFVFATDFSDEGRGALTKAQKFAKKVDAKMHLLYVNTPAGFKTSVQAQEIMENFVRGMDVENYSLNIYNDTSVEKGILNFTHFINAQLIGMGTHGRKGISHFLNGSISEDMVNHANMPVITFKI from the coding sequence ATGAAACGCATTCTAGTCCCTACAGATTTTTCCGAACAAGCTGAAAACGCTCTAAAAGTAGCTATAAATCTTGCTAAACAACACCATAGCGAAATCTATGTACTTCACTCCATGGAAATGCCACTACATCTTTCCTCTTCCTCTAATTCAGGTAGTCTTCCTGAATCTTTATATTTTATAAAGCTTGCCGAAAAGCGGTTTAACGATCTTCGTGAAAAAGATTATTTAAAAGATATCGCTCTAAACGAAGCCATTGGCCACAACGAAATTTATGAAGACATTGAATCTGCCTGCAAAAAAAACAAGATAGATTTAATCGTTATGGGTTCCAACGGCGCCAGCGGTTTTAAAGAAATGTTTGTGGGAAGTAACACTGAAAAAGTGGTTCGGACCTCAAACACGCCAGTTCTTGTGATTAAAAATAATCATCCAGAATTCAACATTACAGATTTTGTATTTGCTACTGATTTTTCTGATGAAGGACGTGGAGCATTAACTAAAGCTCAGAAATTCGCCAAAAAAGTGGATGCCAAGATGCACCTGTTGTATGTAAATACGCCTGCAGGGTTTAAAACTTCTGTTCAAGCCCAAGAAATTATGGAGAATTTTGTGAGAGGGATGGATGTTGAAAATTACTCATTGAACATTTATAACGATACTTCCGTGGAAAAAGGAATTCTCAATTTTACTCATTTTATTAACGCCCAGTTAATTGGAATGGGAACCCACGGACGTAAAGGTATTTCACATTTCCTTAATGGCAGTATTAGTGAAGATATGGTGAACCACGCCAATATGCCTGTGATTACTTTTAAGATATAA
- a CDS encoding phenylacetate--CoA ligase family protein, protein MIPEIEKASKQEIKAFQEEKLKETLQYLSEHSPFYKRFFKEYKIQVSEIKTLEDLHKIPVTTKDHLQRFNDDFCCVPKAEIIDYVTTSGTLGDPVTFALTDKDLERLAYNEAISFACCGVGKEDTLQLMTTMDRRFMAGLAYFLGARKLGSGIIRVGSGIPELQWDSILKFKPTYLITVPSFLLKLIEHAKQQNIDLKNTGVKAAICIGEPIRSQDFELNILAKKIKKDWDIELFSTYASTEMSTAFNECEIHNGGHHHPELIIAEILDEENMAVAEGEVGELTITTLGVEAMPLLRFKTGDMVQAYNEPCNCGRNTMRLGPVVGRKKQMIKYKGTTLYPPAMHNILNDFSEVESYVIEIFHNELGTDEILIKIASENISEELLLEIKDHFRAKLRVAPKIEFAISEEIQALRFPAMSRKPVDLIDRRI, encoded by the coding sequence ATGATCCCAGAAATAGAAAAAGCATCCAAACAAGAAATTAAAGCCTTTCAAGAAGAAAAATTGAAAGAAACGCTTCAATATTTAAGTGAGCATTCGCCGTTTTATAAACGCTTTTTCAAAGAATATAAAATTCAGGTTTCTGAAATTAAAACCTTGGAAGACCTTCACAAAATTCCAGTAACGACGAAAGATCATCTTCAACGATTCAACGATGATTTCTGCTGCGTTCCAAAGGCTGAAATTATTGATTATGTAACAACTTCGGGCACTTTGGGTGATCCTGTAACTTTTGCTTTAACGGATAAGGATTTGGAAAGACTGGCTTACAATGAAGCCATTTCTTTCGCCTGTTGCGGAGTGGGTAAAGAAGATACCTTACAATTAATGACCACAATGGATCGTCGTTTTATGGCTGGTTTGGCTTATTTTTTAGGCGCACGAAAACTGGGTTCAGGAATTATTAGAGTGGGTTCTGGCATTCCTGAACTTCAGTGGGATTCTATTTTAAAATTTAAACCTACCTATTTAATTACCGTTCCGTCATTTCTTTTAAAGCTGATTGAACACGCAAAACAACAAAATATTGATCTTAAAAATACAGGAGTAAAAGCGGCGATTTGTATTGGAGAACCTATTCGGAGTCAAGATTTTGAACTTAATATTTTAGCAAAAAAGATAAAAAAGGATTGGGATATTGAACTTTTTTCAACCTACGCATCTACAGAAATGAGTACCGCCTTCAACGAATGTGAAATCCACAATGGCGGCCACCATCACCCAGAACTCATAATTGCTGAAATTTTAGATGAAGAAAACATGGCTGTTGCCGAAGGGGAAGTTGGCGAATTAACAATAACCACTTTGGGGGTGGAAGCAATGCCATTATTGCGTTTTAAAACTGGTGATATGGTTCAAGCATACAATGAACCTTGCAATTGTGGCAGAAACACTATGCGTTTAGGGCCTGTAGTAGGAAGGAAAAAACAGATGATTAAATATAAAGGAACAACGCTTTATCCGCCAGCGATGCATAATATTCTTAACGATTTTTCAGAAGTGGAAAGCTACGTTATAGAAATTTTTCACAATGAATTGGGTACAGATGAAATCTTAATAAAAATTGCTTCGGAAAACATTTCAGAAGAATTATTGCTTGAAATTAAAGACCATTTCCGCGCAAAACTACGAGTTGCACCAAAAATTGAATTTGCTATTTCAGAAGAAATTCAAGCATTACGCTTTCCCGCAATGAGCCGTAAACCTGTTGATTTAATTGATAGAAGGATTTAA
- a CDS encoding acyl-CoA--6-aminopenicillanic acid acyl-transferase has product MKHLEKIFAFAILLFFLNSCGVSKSLHNRPDVSGYDASIPEKVKINDSTFVAGNNFLLKNKQGQWELYVKGNPLQIGEITGSLTQDLMQKQEAIFFNKVEDLVPSKTQQYLLRKFLAWYNRKMYQHIPEEYKAEIYGLSKYSSSNFSEIGEPYLRLLYLHGAHDIGHALQDLMLVGCSSFAVWGDKTVDGELLIGRNFDFYAGDDFAKEKIIAFVNPSEGHKFMSVTWGGMIGVVSGMNDQGLTVTINAGKSEVPLTAKTPISIVTREILQYASTIDEAIAIAKKREVFVSEAIFVGSAKDKKAAIIEVAPDNFGVYQVENTDELICSNHFQSEAYKNDERNLKWIAESHSKYRFERMEELISEDEKLNVSDAVAILRNKKGLDNKEIGFGNEKALNQLLAHHGIVFKPESRKVWVSSNPYQLGEFVEYDLNEVFKSWEGNPSTTSVSNSKENVAEDPFVHSKEYQDYEEYRILEREVETAIENKKTISAEKLSAMQQKNPDYWKVYYLTGKYYFEKNYNAAARKAFEIALTKETTTVPNKESIKRYLQKLNK; this is encoded by the coding sequence ATGAAGCATTTAGAAAAAATATTCGCGTTTGCGATCCTATTGTTTTTTCTGAATTCATGCGGAGTTTCTAAATCACTGCATAATCGACCAGATGTTAGCGGTTACGATGCTTCAATCCCCGAAAAAGTAAAAATAAACGATTCCACTTTTGTTGCCGGAAATAATTTTCTTCTGAAAAATAAACAAGGTCAATGGGAACTATATGTGAAAGGAAACCCACTTCAAATTGGCGAAATTACGGGAAGTTTAACGCAAGACTTAATGCAAAAGCAAGAAGCTATTTTCTTCAACAAAGTAGAAGATTTGGTGCCTTCAAAAACGCAACAATATTTACTTCGGAAGTTTTTGGCTTGGTACAATCGAAAAATGTATCAACACATTCCTGAGGAATACAAAGCTGAAATTTACGGGCTTTCAAAATATTCGTCTTCAAATTTTAGTGAGATTGGTGAGCCATATTTGCGATTACTCTATCTGCACGGCGCCCACGACATTGGTCACGCTTTGCAGGATTTAATGCTTGTGGGCTGTTCTTCTTTTGCCGTTTGGGGAGATAAAACAGTGGATGGCGAATTACTTATAGGAAGAAATTTCGACTTTTACGCAGGTGACGATTTTGCGAAAGAAAAAATTATTGCATTCGTAAACCCTTCCGAAGGGCATAAATTTATGTCGGTAACTTGGGGAGGAATGATTGGCGTAGTTTCTGGAATGAACGACCAAGGTTTGACGGTAACCATAAACGCAGGAAAATCAGAAGTTCCATTAACTGCGAAAACACCAATTTCAATTGTAACACGGGAAATTCTACAATATGCCTCAACTATTGATGAGGCGATTGCAATTGCTAAAAAGCGAGAAGTTTTTGTTTCCGAAGCTATTTTTGTGGGAAGTGCAAAAGATAAAAAAGCAGCAATTATAGAGGTCGCGCCTGATAATTTTGGCGTTTACCAAGTTGAAAATACGGATGAACTAATTTGCAGTAATCATTTTCAAAGTGAAGCCTACAAAAACGACGAACGAAACTTAAAATGGATTGCCGAAAGTCACTCAAAGTATCGTTTTGAGCGAATGGAAGAACTGATTTCAGAAGATGAAAAACTGAATGTTTCCGATGCCGTTGCTATTCTTCGGAATAAAAAAGGGTTAGACAATAAAGAAATCGGTTTTGGAAATGAAAAAGCTTTAAACCAGCTTTTGGCACATCACGGAATTGTTTTTAAACCTGAAAGTAGAAAAGTATGGGTTTCTTCAAACCCATATCAGTTGGGAGAATTTGTTGAATATGATTTGAATGAGGTTTTTAAGAGTTGGGAAGGAAATCCTTCAACAACGTCGGTTTCAAACTCAAAAGAAAATGTGGCAGAAGATCCATTTGTTCATTCAAAGGAATACCAAGATTACGAAGAATACCGAATTTTGGAGCGCGAAGTAGAAACTGCAATTGAAAACAAGAAAACTATTTCCGCAGAAAAGCTTTCAGCAATGCAACAAAAGAATCCTGATTATTGGAAAGTCTATTATCTAACTGGAAAGTATTACTTTGAAAAGAATTACAACGCCGCGGCCAGAAAAGCATTTGAAATTGCATTAACCAAGGAAACAACAACAGTTCCAAATAAAGAAAGTATTAAGAGATATCTCCAAAAACTAAATAAATAA
- a CDS encoding cupin-like domain-containing protein has product MSHIKTTEIERVRKISKEEFIQKYYKPQKPVLIEGLTQNWEAFQKWNLDYIQAQAGDQIVPLYNNEPTKGKQNSAEPATEMKMADYIELIKTKPTDLRIFFYDLKVKLPELLKDFEYPDIGLKFFKRLPVLFFGGEGSKVLPHYDMDLADLVHFHFHGTKSVMLFSPEQTKYLYKIPFAVHNLESIDLDNPDFEKYPALQYLEGLHATMKHGDALYMPSGYWHYIKYLDGGFSMTLRAFPRNVGRLGNMLYNVLLMRNFENLMRKSFGQKWIDYKESRTLAKTNKSAAKLKKS; this is encoded by the coding sequence ATGAGTCACATTAAAACGACAGAAATTGAAAGAGTCCGAAAAATTTCGAAGGAGGAATTTATTCAGAAATATTACAAACCTCAAAAACCTGTTTTAATTGAAGGTTTGACGCAAAACTGGGAAGCCTTTCAAAAGTGGAATTTGGATTATATTCAAGCCCAAGCTGGCGACCAAATTGTTCCACTTTATAACAACGAACCTACCAAAGGCAAACAAAATTCCGCAGAACCAGCCACAGAAATGAAGATGGCCGATTATATTGAATTGATAAAAACCAAACCCACAGACCTTCGAATATTTTTTTACGACCTAAAAGTGAAATTACCTGAACTTCTAAAGGATTTTGAATATCCAGATATTGGTCTCAAGTTTTTCAAAAGACTTCCTGTGCTTTTTTTCGGAGGGGAAGGATCGAAAGTATTGCCACATTACGACATGGATTTGGCAGATTTGGTGCATTTTCATTTTCACGGAACTAAAAGCGTGATGCTGTTTTCACCCGAACAGACAAAGTATTTGTATAAAATTCCTTTCGCAGTTCATAATTTGGAAAGCATAGATTTAGATAATCCAGATTTTGAAAAATATCCCGCACTGCAATATTTGGAAGGTCTTCACGCTACAATGAAACACGGCGATGCGCTCTATATGCCCAGCGGATATTGGCATTATATAAAATATTTGGACGGCGGATTTTCGATGACGCTTCGCGCTTTCCCTCGGAATGTTGGTCGTTTAGGAAATATGCTTTACAACGTTTTATTGATGCGAAATTTTGAAAACCTGATGCGCAAATCCTTCGGGCAGAAATGGATTGACTACAAAGAAAGTCGCACACTTGCAAAAACCAACAAGAGTGCTGCAAAGCTGAAAAAAAGTTAA
- a CDS encoding phytoene desaturase family protein: MTEKYDVVIIGSGLGGLVSAIIMAREGYSVCVLEKNQQFGGNLQTFARNKTIFDTGVHYIGGLSEGQNLYRYFKYLDILDDISLKKMDEDGFDRITFDNDPKEYRHAQSYENFKKVLLKDFPEEEKAIDAYCKQMQDTCSFFPLYGLKLGKPYYENTSLFEVNAKDFIDSITDNEKLRAVMGGSNLLYAGEGERTPFYMHALSVNSYIESSYRCINGGSQITKALLARFREKGGKAHKRHEVTKFETENGRVTAVQTANGKTIYGDIFISNVDPKMTLDMVGHENFRKSYTSRIENIESTVAAFTLYLVMKPHCFKYLNHNYYHFKDYKGIWDVHNYTQESWPEAYMVSMGIKKDKEEYGDNITVMTYMHFNEVAPWADTFNTAADKNERGETYEEFKAHKSEVIIKELEKKFPNLRDCIEAVYASTPLSYRDYIGCNKGSMYGYVKDANNPLKSFVSPRTKMKNLFFTGQSLNMHGILGVTISGVVTCSEILGGEYLLDKILKATNTEKETT, translated from the coding sequence ATGACTGAAAAATACGATGTAGTAATCATTGGTAGCGGCCTCGGTGGGTTAGTTTCAGCCATTATTATGGCCAGAGAAGGTTACAGCGTTTGTGTACTCGAAAAAAACCAACAGTTTGGTGGTAATCTTCAAACATTTGCACGTAACAAAACCATTTTTGATACTGGCGTTCACTACATTGGCGGGCTTTCCGAAGGTCAAAATCTTTATAGATATTTCAAGTATTTAGATATTTTGGATGACATTTCACTTAAAAAAATGGACGAAGATGGTTTTGACAGAATCACTTTTGATAATGATCCAAAAGAATACCGCCACGCTCAGAGTTACGAAAATTTCAAGAAAGTATTACTCAAAGATTTCCCAGAAGAAGAAAAAGCTATTGATGCTTATTGCAAACAAATGCAGGATACTTGCAGCTTTTTTCCGCTTTACGGTTTAAAACTTGGGAAGCCTTATTATGAAAACACTTCGCTTTTTGAAGTGAATGCAAAAGATTTTATAGACTCCATTACCGATAACGAAAAGCTTCGCGCGGTGATGGGCGGTAGTAATTTACTTTATGCGGGCGAAGGCGAACGCACCCCTTTTTATATGCACGCGCTTTCGGTAAATTCATATATTGAAAGTTCGTATCGTTGTATTAACGGCGGAAGTCAGATTACAAAAGCATTGTTAGCGCGTTTTCGTGAAAAAGGCGGAAAAGCTCATAAACGCCACGAAGTAACAAAGTTTGAAACTGAAAACGGACGTGTAACAGCCGTTCAAACCGCAAACGGAAAAACAATTTACGGTGATATTTTCATCTCAAACGTAGATCCAAAGATGACTTTGGATATGGTTGGACACGAAAACTTCAGAAAATCATACACCAGTCGGATCGAGAATATTGAGAGCACCGTTGCAGCTTTCACGCTTTATTTGGTTATGAAACCCCATTGTTTCAAGTATTTAAACCATAATTATTACCACTTTAAAGATTACAAAGGTATTTGGGACGTTCATAATTACACCCAAGAAAGTTGGCCGGAAGCTTATATGGTTTCTATGGGAATTAAGAAAGACAAAGAAGAATATGGCGATAATATCACGGTGATGACCTATATGCACTTTAATGAAGTTGCTCCGTGGGCAGACACTTTTAATACTGCTGCTGACAAAAACGAGCGCGGTGAAACTTACGAAGAATTCAAAGCCCATAAATCCGAAGTAATTATTAAAGAATTAGAGAAAAAATTTCCAAATCTTCGGGATTGTATTGAGGCTGTTTATGCTTCTACGCCATTGTCCTACCGTGATTATATTGGTTGCAACAAAGGTTCAATGTATGGTTATGTGAAAGATGCCAACAATCCATTAAAATCCTTCGTTTCGCCACGCACCAAAATGAAAAATCTTTTTTTTACGGGTCAAAGTTTAAATATGCACGGTATTTTGGGCGTTACCATTAGTGGCGTCGTTACTTGTTCCGAAATTCTGGGAGGGGAATATTTACTAGATAAAATTTTGAAGGCTACAAACACTGAAAAAGAAACCACTTAA